A window of the Methanomicrobia archaeon genome harbors these coding sequences:
- a CDS encoding MBL fold metallo-hydrolase: MTRKERDELKFLGTAGARFVMITQFRASAGTLLSLQGTNILIDPGPGTLVKFTASRPKLNPAKLHALVLTHKHLDHSNDVNVMIEAMTEGGFKPRGVLLCPNDALHNGGDAVVLNYYKGLLDRIEIFKEGGSYTVGKLELQTPKRHVHSIVETFGLNIKLQGGASTIVSFISDTLYFEGLEEYYDGAVLIMNVAMYRRRDGVDHLSVKDAKRIIEARRPEVAILTHFGMTMLRNKPWEIAKQLSDETGVEVIAARDGMRFDLSPFI, from the coding sequence ATGACACGGAAGGAGCGAGACGAGCTAAAGTTCCTGGGTACTGCCGGCGCGCGATTCGTCATGATCACGCAATTTCGTGCCTCTGCCGGGACCCTGCTGAGCCTCCAGGGCACCAACATCCTCATCGATCCGGGGCCGGGAACACTGGTGAAATTTACCGCGAGCCGCCCGAAGCTCAACCCCGCAAAGCTTCATGCACTTGTGCTCACGCACAAGCATCTGGACCACTCTAACGATGTCAATGTGATGATCGAAGCGATGACCGAGGGCGGCTTCAAGCCGCGTGGCGTGCTGCTCTGCCCCAATGACGCGCTTCATAACGGGGGCGATGCGGTCGTCTTGAATTATTATAAGGGCCTTCTGGATCGCATTGAGATCTTTAAGGAGGGCGGCAGCTACACGGTGGGGAAACTCGAGCTCCAGACCCCGAAACGGCACGTGCACAGCATTGTGGAGACCTTCGGACTGAATATCAAATTACAGGGCGGAGCTTCGACGATCGTCTCCTTTATTTCCGATACGCTCTATTTCGAGGGCCTGGAAGAGTATTACGACGGCGCGGTGCTCATCATGAATGTCGCGATGTACCGGCGGCGGGACGGGGTCGATCATCTGTCCGTTAAGGATGCAAAGCGAATCATCGAAGCGCGGCGACCCGAAGTGGCAATCCTCACCCATTTCGGGATGACCATGCTCCGGAACAAGCCCTGGGAGATCGCCAAGCAGCTCAGCGACGAGACCGGGGTGGAGGTCATCGCCGCCCGCGACGGGATGCGATTCGATCTCAGCCCCTTCATATGA
- a CDS encoding radical SAM protein produces the protein MKSPMSAPIYLETYECGELDERIAQLWSILRACTLCPRECGVDRINGERGYCKSDRQLIVSSVQPHFGEEDVLVGTHGSGTIFLTNCNLGCIYCQNYDISHLGHGRPMTEDELARSMLRLQHLGCHNINFVTPTHFTPQLVKALKVAIEGGLRVPLVYNCGGYESTRTLALLDGIVDLYMPDLKYSDNEVAKRYSTAHNYVEVSRAAVKEMHRQVGDLRVDERGIAVRGLLIRHLVLPHGLAGSEAVFKFIATELSQESYVNIMAQYRPMYKACEHDELSRGVTLREYQEALMSARKWGLHRGFED, from the coding sequence ATGAAAAGCCCTATGTCCGCACCGATTTATCTTGAGACATACGAGTGCGGTGAGCTTGACGAACGGATCGCGCAGCTCTGGAGTATACTGCGTGCCTGTACCCTCTGCCCGCGTGAATGCGGTGTTGATCGTATCAACGGTGAGCGGGGTTATTGCAAGTCTGATCGTCAGCTGATAGTCTCCAGTGTGCAGCCGCACTTTGGTGAGGAGGATGTGCTCGTGGGCACGCATGGCTCAGGCACGATCTTTCTCACCAACTGTAACCTGGGCTGCATCTACTGCCAGAACTATGACATCAGTCACCTCGGACACGGGCGACCGATGACCGAGGACGAGCTCGCGCGGAGCATGCTCCGGCTGCAACACCTGGGCTGCCATAACATCAATTTCGTCACACCCACGCACTTCACACCACAGCTCGTGAAAGCGCTCAAGGTCGCGATCGAAGGCGGGCTGCGCGTGCCGCTGGTCTACAACTGCGGCGGCTATGAGTCAACGCGGACACTTGCGCTGCTAGACGGTATCGTGGACCTTTATATGCCGGACCTTAAGTACAGCGATAATGAGGTAGCGAAGCGATATTCAACGGCACATAACTACGTCGAGGTCTCTCGGGCCGCGGTAAAGGAGATGCACCGTCAGGTTGGCGATCTCCGAGTGGACGAGCGTGGAATCGCGGTACGGGGCTTGTTGATACGGCATCTGGTACTGCCGCACGGCCTCGCAGGCTCTGAGGCGGTCTTTAAGTTCATTGCCACTGAACTCTCGCAAGAATCGTATGTAAATATAATGGCGCAATATAGACCTATGTATAAAGCGTGCGAGCATGATGAGCTGAGCAGGGGAGTAACGCTGCGCGAATACCAGGAAGCGCTCATGAGCGCGCGTAAGTGGGGGTTGCACCGGGGATTTGAGGATTAA
- a CDS encoding ATP-binding protein, translated as MVKRGKIIAVAGKGGTGKTVIAALLLKFLTESSSSEQVLAIDADPATSLPSALGVKITKTIGDVREEIASPSQVFFSQDMPTDMLLEYKIEEILVKTPRFSVLAMGHSEGPGCYCLINDMLRHFIDKLSARFSTIIIDCEAGLEHLSRRTTRDVDTLLVVSDPTKRGIETASSIKRLAEKLQVNVRHIFLIVNKVRDDEQVKRALPGLLAQSGLELIGTVPEDETIGAFDLMGTPIIELPNDSKAVEAVKAICETVCAG; from the coding sequence ATGGTGAAGCGCGGGAAGATCATTGCGGTCGCAGGCAAAGGTGGCACGGGAAAGACGGTCATTGCCGCGCTCTTATTGAAATTCCTCACGGAGTCGAGCAGCAGTGAGCAGGTACTGGCAATCGATGCGGACCCGGCAACGAGCCTGCCGAGCGCGTTAGGTGTAAAAATAACGAAGACGATCGGAGACGTACGTGAGGAGATCGCATCGCCGTCGCAGGTCTTCTTCTCCCAGGATATGCCCACCGATATGCTGCTCGAGTACAAGATCGAGGAGATTCTGGTGAAGACGCCGCGCTTCTCGGTACTCGCGATGGGGCATTCTGAAGGACCGGGCTGTTATTGCCTGATCAATGACATGCTCCGGCACTTCATTGATAAATTATCAGCTCGGTTCTCGACGATCATCATCGATTGCGAAGCTGGTCTGGAGCATCTCAGCCGGCGGACGACCCGGGACGTAGATACGCTGCTGGTGGTGAGCGATCCAACGAAACGTGGGATTGAAACAGCATCATCGATTAAACGGCTCGCGGAAAAGCTGCAGGTTAACGTGCGGCACATCTTCCTGATCGTGAACAAGGTGCGGGACGATGAGCAGGTGAAAAGGGCTCTACCCGGATTACTAGCGCAGAGCGGTCTTGAACTCATAGGAACGGTACCAGAAGACGAGACGATCGGAGCGTTCGATCTGATGGGCACGCCGATCATCGAACTCCCGAATGATTCGAAGGCGGTGGAGGCCGTGAAGGCGATTTGTGAGACGGTTTGTGCGGGATAA
- a CDS encoding metal-binding protein codes for MKKTELVHLHMLLAQFKKYCEAKGFDCDFTKYKELSISPLQVNLSLEEHERAIFVLTLALLSATNRT; via the coding sequence ATGAAAAAAACAGAACTGGTACACCTCCATATGTTATTGGCTCAGTTTAAGAAGTACTGTGAAGCGAAAGGCTTTGATTGCGATTTCACGAAGTACAAAGAGCTGAGTATTTCACCCTTGCAGGTCAATCTGAGTTTGGAAGAGCATGAGCGGGCTATCTTTGTTCTTACGCTGGCATTATTGTCCGCGACAAACCGCACCTGA
- a CDS encoding metal-dependent hydrolase — protein MDPLTHYLAGYFLGRRSQLGDAGVRAVTLCALLPDIDTIGAVAGWDALFVLHRTATHSLLGALVIAVLVVLGFTVVRDRVQARQLLPWCVLGTLSHLFLDLFSFKTSLLTIFGVAAAQQAGPEYLEGVELLWPLSTARFSFVTAGLLSQECINIAMLVIFSLAIGGVVREARRGTYPWHSWITLFRESKCFSELSCRFTIGERRLATPYWSLCERLTTPQFEDGERSDDNTGNSIEEEVEHGLVEPPLQCRTEHEIETPFQKFPDHAHTHGKQNRKNAEPERRELDDTHVKGKIVEEDYGDEGDRCG, from the coding sequence ATGGATCCGCTGACGCATTACCTAGCCGGTTATTTTCTCGGACGCCGCAGCCAACTCGGTGATGCAGGCGTTCGTGCCGTTACGCTCTGCGCTCTCCTGCCCGATATTGACACGATTGGCGCGGTTGCCGGGTGGGATGCGTTATTCGTGCTGCATCGCACCGCGACCCATTCGCTCCTCGGCGCTCTGGTAATCGCGGTGCTCGTGGTGCTGGGATTCACCGTGGTGCGGGACAGGGTGCAGGCACGACAGCTCCTTCCCTGGTGTGTACTGGGCACGCTCAGTCATCTCTTCCTGGACCTCTTCTCCTTCAAGACCTCGCTGCTTACGATCTTTGGCGTCGCAGCGGCACAACAAGCAGGGCCGGAATATCTGGAGGGCGTTGAGCTCCTCTGGCCGCTCTCAACGGCGCGATTCTCGTTCGTTACAGCGGGGCTGCTCTCCCAGGAGTGCATAAATATCGCGATGCTGGTGATCTTCTCTCTGGCTATCGGCGGCGTGGTCCGTGAAGCGCGGAGGGGGACGTACCCGTGGCACTCGTGGATCACCCTTTTTCGTGAATCGAAATGCTTTAGCGAGCTGAGCTGCAGGTTCACGATCGGTGAGCGGCGGTTAGCCACCCCGTATTGGTCGCTCTGCGAGCGGCTCACCACGCCGCAGTTTGAGGATGGAGAACGCTCCGATGATAATACCGGCAATAGTATCGAAGAGGAGGTCGAGCATGGTCTCGTGGAGCCCCCGCTGCAATGTCGTACCGAGCATGAGATCGAAACCCCATTCCAGAAATTCCCAGACCACGCCCATACTCATGGCAAACAGAACCGTAAAAATGCCGAACCCGAGCGGCGGGAGCTCGACGATACGCACGTGAAAGGCAAGATCGTAGAGGAGGATTACGGCGATGAGGGCGACCGTTGCGGCTGA
- the albA gene encoding DNA-binding protein Alba, with translation MSGEDNVIYIGNKPVMSYVLAVVTQFNNGLSDEVVIKARGRAISRAVDTAEVVRNKFMPGVDVKDIKMGTEQLVGENGDKMNVSSLEITLKAKA, from the coding sequence ATGTCTGGAGAAGACAACGTGATTTATATCGGAAATAAGCCAGTGATGAGTTATGTCCTGGCAGTAGTGACGCAGTTTAACAACGGCTTGAGCGACGAGGTAGTAATCAAAGCAAGAGGTAGAGCGATCTCACGAGCCGTGGATACCGCAGAGGTAGTACGGAATAAGTTCATGCCTGGCGTAGACGTGAAGGACATAAAGATGGGAACAGAGCAGCTCGTAGGGGAAAACGGAGACAAAATGAACGTCTCTTCGCTGGAAATAACCTTGAAAGCCAAAGCGTAA